From the genome of Zalophus californianus isolate mZalCal1 chromosome 6, mZalCal1.pri.v2, whole genome shotgun sequence, one region includes:
- the STYX gene encoding serine/threonine/tyrosine-interacting protein isoform X7 produces the protein MKSKLPILQKYGITHIICIRQNIEANFVKPNFQQLFRYLVLDIADNPVENIIRYFPMTKEFIDGSLQTGGKVLVHGNAGISRSAAFVIAYIMETFGMKYRDAFAYVQERRFCINPNAGFVHQLQPFMIINNIGRSILEYEAIYLAKLTIQMMSPLQIERSLSVHSGPTGSLKRTHEEEEDFGNMQVATAQNG, from the exons CTACCTATACTACAGAAATATGGAATAACCCATATAATATGCATAAGACAAAATATTGAAGCAAACTTTGTTAAACCAAACTTTCAACAATTATTTAG ATATTTAGTCTTGGATATTGCAGATAATCCAGTTGAAAATATAATACGTTATTTTCCCATG ACTAAAGAATTTATTGATGGAAGCTTACAAACTGGag gAAAAGTTCTTGTCCATGGAAATGCAGGAATCTCCAGGAG TGCTGCCTTTGTTATTGCATACATTATGGAAACATTTGGAATGAAGTACAG agatgcATTTGCTTATGTTCAAGAAAGAAGATTTTGTATTAATCCTAATGCTGGATTTGTTCATCAACTTCAG ccTTTCATGATTATAAACAATATTGGGAGAAGTATACTG gaaTATGAAGCCATCTACCTAGCAAAATTAACAATACAGATGATGTCACCACTCCAGATAGAAAGGTCATTATCTGTTCATTCTGGACCCACAG GCAGTTTGAAGAGAAcacatgaagaagaagaagattttGGAAACATGCAAGTGGCGACTGCACAGAATGGCTGA